CGCAGCTCGTCGAGGGCCGTGTCGATGGCCTCCACGAGTTCCGTGCTGCCCTTGCGGACCGCGACGGCACTCTGGGAGGACTCGTCGGTGGTGGCCGCGATCTTGATGCCCTCGTTGTTGTTGTTCTTCTGGTAGTCGAGGTACGTCAGTTCGTCGTTGATGGTCGCGTCCACACGGCCCTGCTCGAGGAGGGTGACGGACTGCGCCCAGCCCTCGACGGGCTCGACGTTCGCGCCGCTCTCCGTGGCGAGCTCGTACCAGTTGCTGGTGAGGGACTGCGCCGTCGTCTTGCCCGACAGGTCCTCGAAGGAGGTGATGTCGGTGTTGTCCGCCGTCGTGACGATCACGCCCGAACTGACGGTGTAGGGCTCGGAGAAGTCGTAGGTGGCCTTGCGCTCGTCGTTGATGGAGACCTGGTTGGCGATCACGTCGAACCGGCCTGCCTCGAGGCCCGCGAAGATCGCATCCCACTGCGTCTCCTCGAACTCGGCCTTCACGCCCATCTTCTCCGCGACGGCGGTGATGACCTCGACGTCGTACCCGGTGAGTTCGCCGCTGCCGCCCTCGTGGAAGCTGAAGGGCTGGTAGGTGCCCTCGGTCCCCACGGTGAGGACGCCGGAGTCCTGGATCTCCTGCAGCGACGACGCCGCCGCGGATTCCGAGGAACCGGCCTCACCGGAGGGGGCCGACGACGAGCAGCCGGCGAGTGCAAGGGTGAGGGCTGCGGCGGTTCCGAGGACGGACAGGCGATACTTCATGGGGGGCTTCCTTCGGTTTCGTGGAGGCGGACACGGCAGGTGGGGAAATAGAAGGAGCCGCAGACGGCTTGAACCCTACGTACCTCCGCCCAGGCCGGGCCCGGAGTTGAACACTACTGAGGTGAACACCGGAGCATCCACTTATTGTTCCGAAGTATTGCGTCGAGGGTCCAGACACCGGCCGCCCCGCGGTGGCACTGGCATCCATGGAAGGAATCACTATGAGCATGGAAGGCGCGGCCTGGAGCTCGCTCTACAGGATCTCGACGGCGAAGGACGCGAAGCACGGGTTCTCCCGGGAGTCGGTCCGCCGGATCCTCACGTTCGCGGTGCCCTACCGGTCGAAGCTCGTGCTGTTCATCCTGCTGTCCGTGGCGGGCGCTTTCCTCGCCGTCGCGACGCCGGTGCTCGCCGGGCAGGTGGTGGACGTCATCGTCGCCCGCGGCGAGACCCGCACGGTCATCTGGCTGGCGGTCGTCATCGCACTCGTGGCGGTCGCGGACGCAGCGGTGTCCCTCGTGACGCGCTGGTACTCGGCGCGGATCGGGGAGGGCGTGATCCTGGACCTCCGGACCGCCGTCTTCAACCACGTGCAGAAGATGCCGATCGCCTTCTTCACGCGCACCCGCACGGGAGCCCTGGTGAGCCGCCTGAACAACGACGTCATCGGCGCGCAGCAGGCCTTCAGCGGCACGCTCTCCGGCGTGGTCACGAACCTCGTGGCCCTGATCCTCACGCTCGCGGTCATGCTGAGCACCTCGTGGCTCGTCACGGTGCTCGCCGTGGTCATGCTGCCGATCTTCCTGGTGCCCGCCCGGCGCATGGGCAGCCGCCTGGCCGCCCTGCGCCGCGAGGCGGCGGACCACAACTCCGCCATGAGCACGCAGATGACCGAGCGCTTCTCCGCCCCCGGCGCCACGCTGGTGAAGCTCTTCGGCCGGCCCGACGAGGAGGCCGAGGAGTTCCGCGTCCGCGCAGCGCGCGTGCGGGACATCGGGGTGCGGACGGCGATGCTGCAGTTCGTGTTCTTCACGGCCCTGATGCTCGTCTCGGCCCTGGCCCTGGCCCTCGTCTACGGACTCGGTGGGTTCCTGGCGCTCGCGGGCCAGCTCGACACGGGCGAGGTGGTCACGCTCGCCCTGCTGCTCACACGGCTCTACGCGCCGCTGACGAGCCTCGCGAACGCGCGCGTGGAGATCATGAGCGCCATCGTCAGCTTCGAGCGCGTCTTCGAGGTGCTCGACCTCCAGCCCCTCATCCAGGAGAAGCCCGACGCCGGAAGCGTGCCCGCCGGCCCCGTGACGGTCGAGTTCGACGACGTCCGGTTCGCCTACCCGTCCGCGGACAAGGTCTCGCTCGCGTCCCTCGAGGAGGTCTCCACGCTGGACACGCGGGGCGGCGAGGAGGTGCTGCACGGTGTGTCCTTCCGGATCGAGGCCGGACAGACCGTCGCCCTCGTGGGGACCTCGGGCGCCGGGAAGTCGACCATCGCTCAGCTCCTGGCACGCCTGTACGACGTCGACAGCGGTGCGGTGCGGCTCTCGGGGACCGACGTGCGGGACGTGACCTTCGCGTCGATGCGGCAGACGCTCGGCATGGTGACGCAGGACGGCCACCTGTTCCACGAGACGATCCTCGCGAACCTCCGGCTCGCACGTCCGGAGGCCACCGAGGACGAGGTGTGGGACGCCGTCCGGCGGGCCCGGCTGG
This genomic interval from Arthrobacter agilis contains the following:
- a CDS encoding amino acid ABC transporter substrate-binding protein; translated protein: MKYRLSVLGTAAALTLALAGCSSSAPSGEAGSSESAAASSLQEIQDSGVLTVGTEGTYQPFSFHEGGSGELTGYDVEVITAVAEKMGVKAEFEETQWDAIFAGLEAGRFDVIANQVSINDERKATYDFSEPYTVSSGVIVTTADNTDITSFEDLSGKTTAQSLTSNWYELATESGANVEPVEGWAQSVTLLEQGRVDATINDELTYLDYQKNNNNEGIKIAATTDESSQSAVAVRKGSTELVEAIDTALDELRADGTLAEISEKYFGTDVSE
- a CDS encoding ABC transporter ATP-binding protein encodes the protein MSMEGAAWSSLYRISTAKDAKHGFSRESVRRILTFAVPYRSKLVLFILLSVAGAFLAVATPVLAGQVVDVIVARGETRTVIWLAVVIALVAVADAAVSLVTRWYSARIGEGVILDLRTAVFNHVQKMPIAFFTRTRTGALVSRLNNDVIGAQQAFSGTLSGVVTNLVALILTLAVMLSTSWLVTVLAVVMLPIFLVPARRMGSRLAALRREAADHNSAMSTQMTERFSAPGATLVKLFGRPDEEAEEFRVRAARVRDIGVRTAMLQFVFFTALMLVSALALALVYGLGGFLALAGQLDTGEVVTLALLLTRLYAPLTSLANARVEIMSAIVSFERVFEVLDLQPLIQEKPDAGSVPAGPVTVEFDDVRFAYPSADKVSLASLEEVSTLDTRGGEEVLHGVSFRIEAGQTVALVGTSGAGKSTIAQLLARLYDVDSGAVRLSGTDVRDVTFASMRQTLGMVTQDGHLFHETILANLRLARPEATEDEVWDAVRRARLEPLVRSLPDQLDTMVGERGYRLSGGERQRMTIARLLLAHPRVVILDEATAALDSTSEAAVQAALSEALEGRTAMVIAHRLSTIRSADMILVVEDGEIVERGSHDELLALGGRYEELHRTQFAVQKNVAVDEEPEALSGV